The Salvia miltiorrhiza cultivar Shanhuang (shh) chromosome 2, IMPLAD_Smil_shh, whole genome shotgun sequence DNA window AGAGAGGCGCATCCCAATCTTAATACCAAGGTATTTTGTTGGGAGATCTCCCAGACTACAATTGAGAACAGTCGCCATATTCTCCAATATGAGTCTCTCAATGCCAACACCCATAATGCAGCTTTTGTCAAAATTCACCGAAAGACCGGATAGCAATTCGAAAAGTTTAAGAACACACTTGAAAGCCCACGCGTTGCCTGGTTTGTTAGAGGCCACAAACATAGTGTCGTCCGCGTATTGTAAATGGGAGACACCAATCTCACCTTTCCCAAGTTTGAAAGGTTCCAGAAGATCCCTTTGTACAGCCCTCCGAATAAGTAAATTGAGACCTTCCGCTACAATCAAAAAAAGGAAGGGTGAGAGCGGGTCTCCTTGTCTAAGACCTCTTTCTAACTGAAATTCACCCGACGGACTCCCATTGACTAAAACATTAGTTGTAGCGGATCTAAGACAGCCGGAGATCCATTTTCTCCAATTCGGACCAAAGTTCATTCTCTCAAGCATTTCCTCAAGGAAATCCCATTCCACCGTATCATAGGCCTTGGCGAAATCCACTTTGAACAAAGTCAagcctttcttctttttcttggcCTCCTCAATAATCTCGTTTAAAACCACGACACCATCGAGAATGAATCTGCCTTCAATGAAGGCACTTTGACAATCTGAAATAATCAAATCCATAACCTGTTTCAATCTTGCTGTGAGAACTTTGGCGACCACTTTATAAAGGCAATTGATCAGTGAAATTGGTCGAAAGTTTGAGAGCTCAGCAGCTGCTTCTTTCTTTGGAATAAGGACCACGAAGGAAGGGTTGCAACCCTTTGCCAATTTGCCATGGGAGTGAAATTCCTTGAACACCGAAGCAAGATCTTCTTTGATAAACTCCCAACTGTATTTCATGAAATGGAAGTTGAACCCGTCTGGGCCCGGGCTCTTATCGCTATCACAGCTCCAAATCGCGTCCTTAATCTCTTCTTCAGAGAATGGTTGGTCCAACAGATTTCTTTTTTCGTCGGGAAGTTTCCTTTGAACAAAGTCCGCCGGAAGAATTGGTCGGATACGATTCCTGCTCCGAAATTGATTTTGGAAGTGATCCTTGACGATTTTCTTCACCTCAGTAGGAATCTCGATCCATCTGTCCCCCACAAAGAGACCAGAGATGTCGTTCTTCAGCCTTCTTCCTTTTATACTTCTATGAAAAAACCTGCTATTCGAATCCCCTTCCTTCAACCATCGAACTCTTGATTTTTGGGCAAGGATGCAATCTCTGTTATTAAGTTGGAGGATAAGATTGGCCTCCGCTTCGTTCCTCTTATCAATCACAGTCGTACTTCTTCATCACAGTCGTACTTAATGCGTATCTATGAAAACTagtataaaatgaaataaagaaTCAATAGATTTTGTAGAGAGATGTTATCCAAAATatgtttcaatttatttttaattagtttatagttAATCTTCTTCTTTTACTTTCCCAGCTACACGAATTTGAACGAGCAAAGATATTTCGATCTTTTTTATTTGTTACATGGCCCttgtctttaatttaatttgttataGGCAGATGACTcatatttctattaattttttatccATTTTTTCTTAAACTCATGCTTGGACTCACGTTACGTATTTAACTAAAAAAAAAGGCATAACAGGTATGATATGAATGAAATTCAATCTTTTTTAATCGGAAATTAAAGAACTTTGACACTCTCTTGGTTGAATTGGCAATAAATCTAAtatattcataatatatatGCAAAACGTATTGGATGTGGGTACCTAGATTATATATCATAAGAAAATTAATGCTTTGGGTTCAATCTCACCTGTGTCCGGATAATTTTCCTACTTTTGTGTGGATAATTTTTCCATTCTTGTGTGGATAATAGTATCGTCTGTGTGCAAGTAATTTTCCCACCTTTATGTGGTGTATATATCTCGTTGCGTGCAAGTtggttatttaattatatagtattagatagctctctttttttttagagaaactTAATTGAATGGTATCTTTAGCATTTGTAAGATTTTCCATCTTGAAGCTCGTGTTCAGTGTTGAAAACATCAAATATGCTCACTCATTACTTATGTGTTCacctaaaattaaaaaaaatactctattCGTCCAATTTAAGTTAATCAATTTCTTTTTGACACGGAATTTAAAaatttagtgtttagtattttaAATGTGTTTGGTAATAGATTAATAGAGTgaataaagtgaaaaagtgacAAAGATCTTTTCTAATTTAATTCATATAAggaaattgattaatttaattgggacggttcaaaaataaatattcatcCAATTAATTGGGACGAAGAGAAAAGGATTGGTTCATTGGGTGAAGTGGGAAGAGTTGTGCTCCGATCTTGGTTCAGGGGGTTTGGGTATTAAAAATCTGGATTGGTTCAACATAGCTCTTATGTCAAAGTGGATTTGGCGATTTCTAACTGAAAAAGATCTTTTGTGGGTTCGGGTGATTAGGGCGAGTCAGGGGGATTTTGACTAGGAGGGGGAGGGCCTTCGAGTAAGGGGAACCAGAGGAATGAGAAATGGGTGGTGGAAAAAGGTTCTGAGTCTTAGCTGGGGAGAGGGGGGGAAGTGGCTTAGGGAGAATTTGGTTTTGAAAATTGGGGAGGGACAATCGATCCTGTTTTGGCACCATCAATGGGCAGGGGAGAGGAGTCTGGCGGAGGTTTTCCCTAGACTCTTCCATCTTAGCAACAAACAAGATGGGTTTATTAACAAAATGGGAGTTTGGGTTGAGGGGCAGTGGTGTTGGGATTTCTCGTGGAATCGGGATCTCTCGGGGAGAGAACTTGATCAGCTTTCTAACCTTTTTTCTATCATCAGAAAATTTCAAGTGGTGGCAGGTGAAACAGACGGATGGAGGTGGAAAGCATCTCCAAACGGAGTTTTCTCCGTCAAGACGGCTTACAAGTCTTTGTGCCTTGAGACAAATCCCTCCAGTTCCAGCCGAGAAGTGTTGGAGTGGAAGCAGATCTGGAAAGCTCCAGCTACTTTTAAGGCTGTTACAATAGCGTGGAAAGTGCTTAAAGGGAGGTTGACAACGTGCGACAATCTTCAAAAAAGAAATGTGGCGATCACAAACATGGAGGCAATTTGTGTTCTTTGCAAAACGAAGGCTGAATTTATCGACCACCTCTTCTTTGAATGCTTCAAATCGGAAGAAATTTGGAAGGAGATTATTCGTTGGATTGGGAAACAAGCAGCAAGCCAACAAAAAGCGAAGGAACATTTGTTAGCTTTCAccaatcttggtaacaagaaggatgtttcttttctttccgGAGTTTGGATTTGTACAATCTGGTGCATTTGGAAAGAGAGAAACGATTGCAAGTTTAACCAAAAGAAGTGGAGTAAAGGTAAGTTGGTTGCTGAAATTAAGTCCAGAATGTGGGGATGGAGGATGGCCTTTAACTGCCCAATCTTTGCTACGGAATTCAGGCAATGGTTTACAATGGTTAAGCTGTCCGATTAGTGTCCTGTGTTCCTTTTCTTGTGTTCCTTGCTTGTTTTTCTCTTTTGCCTCTGTAATCTGCTTTCTTCTCTCTTTGGGTACTTCTGGTACCTTTTCTCTATAAACCTCTTTCTCTTtgtctgataaaaaaaaaaaaaattgggacgaagag harbors:
- the LOC131009581 gene encoding uncharacterized protein LOC131009581, encoding MGVWVEGQWCWDFSWNRDLSGRELDQLSNLFSIIRKFQVVAGETDGWRWKASPNGVFSVKTAYKSLCLETNPSSSSREVLEWKQIWKAPATFKAVTIAWKVLKGRLTTCDNLQKRNVAITNMEAICVLCKTKAEFIDHLFFECFKSEEIWKEIIRWIGKQAASQQKAKEHLLAFTNLGNKKDVSFLSGVWICTIWCIWKERNDCKFNQKKWSKGKLVAEIKSRMWGWRMAFNCPIFATEFRQWFTMVKLSD